One genomic region from Natranaerobius trueperi encodes:
- the mrdA gene encoding penicillin-binding protein 2, with protein sequence MSEDRVTFKRIQIFFVITIFLCVVLVARLAYLQVVEGEYYQQVSEENRVRRLTIQPPRGEIYTRDGEVLAKNSPGYSVSLMDVNNQDADEVVDYLSKYLDIDKEEIEDKIRSQRFRQFEPVTVKSGLSFDQVAHLAEKRTDLPGVILEIQPERVYPKDKLMSHIVGYTGEITGDQLDERMREKGYTAGDIIGQAGLEKTYQEYLKGEAGVHQVEVNRFGRIINYLGDKEPTPGNDLQLTIDCELQKFLAETTKETIETIMEEENYEEPPGGASVVVLDPNSGEILSMLSEPKYNPNTFYEDYSDIIKDPLRPLNNRAISDTFPPGSTYKMVTAIAALEEGELRPNETIMDQGRYWNPPHPRNFQNRAFGRIDIVDALKYSSNVFFAELGHRLGIDSLSEWSRRFGLGSTTGLEDLDGEIAGTVADRDFKKMLYQEPENQIWYPGETIIASMGQGFHTYTPLQLANFASMLANEGTHYRPYLVDEVIDHTGEQIEDRNPEIINELDDVDDESWDLTREGMRRVGQSGGTAGWVFHDLPFDIGLKTGSAEVTGKSPHGWIIGFAPYDEPEIAFSVLVEHGGGSSRAASLARALIDFYFDLEDEDEVELETHDTGEYVDE encoded by the coding sequence ATGTCAGAGGATAGAGTGACCTTTAAAAGGATTCAAATATTTTTTGTAATAACAATTTTCCTGTGCGTTGTGCTAGTGGCTCGACTTGCTTATTTACAGGTTGTAGAAGGTGAATACTATCAACAAGTATCTGAAGAAAATCGAGTTCGCAGGTTAACTATCCAACCTCCTAGAGGTGAAATTTACACTAGAGATGGTGAAGTACTTGCTAAAAATTCTCCTGGTTATTCAGTATCATTAATGGATGTAAACAATCAAGATGCAGATGAAGTAGTTGATTATTTAAGTAAATATCTAGATATTGATAAAGAAGAGATTGAAGATAAGATAAGGTCACAAAGATTTAGACAGTTTGAGCCTGTCACAGTAAAGTCTGGTCTATCATTTGATCAGGTGGCACATTTAGCCGAAAAGAGAACAGATTTACCGGGTGTAATATTAGAGATACAACCGGAAAGAGTATATCCTAAAGACAAGTTAATGAGCCATATTGTAGGTTATACAGGAGAGATTACGGGTGATCAATTAGATGAGAGGATGCGGGAAAAAGGGTATACTGCAGGAGATATAATTGGACAGGCGGGCCTTGAAAAGACTTATCAAGAATACTTAAAGGGGGAGGCTGGTGTTCACCAGGTAGAGGTTAACCGTTTTGGTAGAATTATAAATTACTTAGGTGATAAAGAACCCACACCTGGGAACGATTTACAATTAACTATAGATTGTGAGCTTCAAAAATTTTTAGCAGAAACAACAAAAGAAACTATTGAAACTATAATGGAAGAAGAGAATTATGAAGAACCGCCAGGAGGAGCATCTGTAGTAGTTCTTGATCCTAATAGTGGTGAAATTTTATCAATGTTAAGTGAACCCAAATATAATCCTAACACTTTTTATGAAGATTACTCAGACATTATAAAAGATCCTTTACGCCCTTTGAATAATCGAGCTATTTCAGATACTTTCCCACCAGGTTCTACATATAAAATGGTTACTGCAATAGCAGCACTAGAAGAAGGGGAATTAAGACCTAATGAGACTATTATGGATCAAGGTAGGTATTGGAATCCACCACATCCAAGAAACTTTCAAAATCGTGCGTTTGGTCGTATTGATATAGTGGATGCTTTAAAATATTCTTCAAACGTTTTTTTTGCTGAGCTTGGGCATCGTCTTGGAATAGACTCATTGTCAGAATGGAGTCGAAGGTTTGGTCTCGGTTCTACAACAGGACTTGAAGATCTTGATGGTGAAATCGCTGGAACAGTTGCAGATCGTGATTTTAAAAAGATGTTATACCAAGAACCAGAAAATCAAATTTGGTACCCAGGTGAAACTATAATAGCTTCGATGGGTCAAGGGTTTCACACGTATACACCTTTACAATTAGCTAACTTTGCTTCTATGCTTGCAAATGAAGGTACGCATTATCGCCCTTATCTAGTAGATGAAGTAATAGATCATACAGGAGAACAAATAGAAGACAGAAATCCAGAAATAATAAACGAACTAGATGATGTTGATGATGAAAGTTGGGATCTTACACGAGAGGGAATGAGAAGAGTTGGACAATCAGGAGGAACTGCTGGGTGGGTGTTTCATGATCTACCTTTCGATATTGGGCTGAAAACCGGAAGTGCCGAAGTTACTGGTAAATCGCCCCATGGTTGGATTATTGGTTTTGCTCCTTACGACGAACCAGAAATTGCCTTTAGTGTTTTAGTTGAACATGGTGGAGGATCTAGTAGGGCTGCTTCTTTGGCACGTGCGTTAATTGATTTCTACTTTGACCTAGAAGATGAAGATGAAGTCGAGCTAGAGACACATGATACAGGAGAATACGTCGATGAATAA
- the minC gene encoding septum site-determining protein MinC has translation MISKNEEPVIFKGTKKGLLIVVDGTYPFDELLDEINIKLHESGDFFREGQVKVQVKNKQLNLTELNLLSKLFSEETNLELAEIISEAGEVLVSFPSSFQRELGKREEPDYRINNSLIIRKTLRSGQKVEFPGTIIILGNVNPGAEIVAKGDIVVFGELQGICHAGAKGDVEASILAVKLMATQLRIADLVSRAPEGTPVVPDTPERAFINGNQIVVESIDHNKLKDKI, from the coding sequence ATGATCAGTAAAAATGAAGAACCTGTGATTTTTAAAGGGACCAAAAAGGGATTATTAATAGTTGTTGATGGTACGTATCCTTTTGATGAACTCCTTGATGAAATTAATATTAAACTACATGAATCTGGTGATTTTTTCAGAGAGGGACAGGTTAAAGTTCAAGTAAAAAATAAACAATTAAATTTAACTGAACTAAACTTATTATCAAAGCTGTTCTCAGAGGAAACAAATTTAGAGTTGGCGGAAATTATTTCCGAAGCTGGTGAGGTTTTAGTTAGTTTCCCATCAAGCTTTCAAAGAGAATTAGGTAAAAGAGAAGAACCTGACTACCGTATTAATAATAGTTTAATCATTAGAAAAACTTTACGTTCTGGTCAGAAAGTTGAATTTCCTGGAACTATAATTATTTTAGGTAATGTAAATCCTGGTGCTGAGATAGTTGCAAAAGGGGATATTGTGGTTTTTGGTGAATTACAAGGGATCTGTCATGCTGGAGCTAAAGGTGACGTTGAAGCATCTATTTTAGCTGTTAAATTAATGGCTACACAATTACGTATAGCTGATTTAGTTTCAAGAGCACCTGAAGGCACCCCTGTTGTCCCTGATACTCCGGAGAGAGCTTTTATTAATGGAAATCAGATAGTAGTTGAATCTATTGATCACAATAAATTGAAGGACAAAATCTAA
- the minD gene encoding septum site-determining protein MinD encodes MGEVIVITSGKGGVGKTTTVANLGTGLALNNKSVALIDADIGLRNLDVILGLENRIVYDIVDVTEGRAKLNQALIKDKRFPGLYLLPAAQTKDKNAISTEEMKSLCGELKSQFDYVLIDCPAGIEQGFKNAITGADRAVVVTTPEVTAARDADRIIGLLEAEEISNHQLIVNRIKAEMVHKQDMLDIDDLIGLLSIELLGVVPDDEQIIVSTNRGEPLVSQTGKKASKAYQNITRRVMGEKVPLMSLEQNPGFMDKIKKFIGFAN; translated from the coding sequence ATGGGTGAAGTAATTGTTATCACTAGTGGTAAAGGTGGTGTTGGCAAAACAACTACAGTGGCAAACCTTGGAACTGGGTTAGCCCTAAATAATAAATCTGTTGCTTTGATTGATGCTGATATAGGACTAAGGAATCTAGATGTGATACTAGGTCTAGAAAATAGAATTGTATACGATATTGTAGATGTTACTGAAGGTCGCGCGAAATTGAATCAAGCTCTAATTAAAGACAAAAGATTTCCTGGTTTATATTTGCTGCCTGCGGCACAGACTAAAGATAAAAATGCTATTAGTACTGAGGAAATGAAAAGTTTATGTGGTGAGTTAAAAAGCCAATTTGATTATGTTTTAATTGATTGTCCAGCGGGGATAGAACAAGGTTTTAAAAATGCTATTACTGGTGCAGATAGAGCAGTAGTTGTTACTACGCCTGAAGTTACTGCTGCTAGGGATGCTGATAGAATAATTGGCTTATTAGAAGCTGAAGAAATTAGTAACCATCAGTTAATAGTAAATCGTATAAAAGCTGAAATGGTACATAAACAAGATATGTTAGATATAGACGACTTAATAGGTCTGCTTTCAATTGAGTTATTAGGTGTAGTTCCAGATGATGAGCAAATTATTGTATCAACTAACAGAGGAGAACCTCTAGTAAGTCAGACAGGTAAAAAAGCAAGCAAAGCATATCAAAATATCACACGTAGAGTTATGGGAGAAAAAGTACCTCTAATGTCATTAGAACAAAACCCCGGTTTTATGGACAAGATCAAAAAATTCATTGGGTTTGCAAACTAG
- the minE gene encoding cell division topological specificity factor MinE — protein MFQKKMSKNVAKERLKLLLVHDRANVSSDLLDDVKKEIVEVINKYMDIDEESSEINLTRGRNSAQLEANMLVKSIKRQK, from the coding sequence ATGTTTCAAAAGAAAATGAGTAAAAACGTTGCTAAAGAAAGGTTAAAACTGTTACTGGTTCATGATAGAGCTAATGTATCATCAGACTTGTTAGATGATGTAAAAAAAGAAATTGTTGAAGTTATTAATAAATACATGGATATTGATGAAGAGTCTAGTGAAATTAATTTAACTAGAGGAAGAAACTCTGCTCAACTTGAGGCCAATATGTTGGTAAAAAGTATCAAGCGTCAAAAGTGA
- the rodA gene encoding rod shape-determining protein RodA, with protein MFDKKLFRNFDYPLLIITLLISIIGIVIITSATQVNPTGDPYFYTKRQAMYMGVGLISMLFVLSFDYHNILRLSKPIYIINLLFLGAVFIPFLARSGGGAQRWVSLGIIDLQPAEFAKLFVIITLSKFVIERKDQIHDMYDLIPPIVHAMFPMGLIFLQPDLGTALVFVAILLGVLFFSKVHLRLLGYLVGGGALIGIPSLWFLLKEYQRNRLIVFLNPSDIDPLGDGFHLWQSMIAIGSGGITGKGVFEGTQNKLEFLPEAHTDFVFSVVGEEFGLIGATFVLLLYAALIYRILKIAYLSKDIYGTVICGAVATMFLFQLTVNVGMTVSIMPVTGLPLPFISYGGSSYLMNIIAIGLVLNIGMRRYKILF; from the coding sequence ATGTTTGATAAAAAATTATTTAGAAATTTTGATTATCCCTTACTAATAATTACTCTTTTGATATCTATAATTGGTATTGTAATTATAACAAGCGCAACACAAGTTAATCCTACAGGAGATCCATATTTTTATACAAAAAGACAAGCAATGTATATGGGTGTTGGTTTAATTAGCATGTTGTTTGTACTTAGTTTTGACTACCATAATATCTTACGTCTATCAAAGCCTATTTATATTATTAATTTACTATTTCTTGGGGCAGTATTTATTCCTTTTTTAGCTCGTTCAGGTGGAGGAGCACAAAGATGGGTTAGTTTAGGTATAATAGATCTTCAGCCAGCTGAGTTTGCAAAGCTTTTTGTTATCATCACTTTATCTAAGTTTGTAATAGAACGTAAAGATCAGATTCATGACATGTATGACCTAATACCACCAATTGTTCATGCTATGTTTCCTATGGGTTTAATTTTCTTGCAACCAGATTTAGGAACGGCATTGGTTTTCGTTGCTATATTATTAGGTGTATTGTTTTTTTCAAAAGTTCACTTGAGATTATTAGGATATTTAGTAGGTGGAGGTGCTTTAATAGGAATCCCTTCGTTATGGTTTTTACTTAAAGAGTATCAAAGAAATCGACTGATTGTTTTTTTGAATCCTTCGGATATCGATCCGTTAGGGGATGGTTTTCACTTGTGGCAATCTATGATAGCTATTGGCTCGGGTGGAATAACAGGTAAAGGAGTATTTGAAGGAACCCAAAATAAGTTAGAATTTTTACCAGAAGCACATACTGACTTTGTATTTTCAGTAGTTGGTGAAGAATTCGGTTTAATAGGTGCAACATTTGTCTTATTATTATATGCTGCTCTTATATATAGGATTTTGAAAATAGCATATCTATCAAAAGATATATATGGTACTGTGATTTGTGGTGCAGTTGCTACCATGTTTTTATTTCAATTGACTGTTAACGTTGGAATGACAGTAAGTATAATGCCAGTTACAGGGTTACCTTTGCCCTTTATCAGTTATGGTGGTAGTTCCTATTTGATGAATATAATTGCTATTGGGTTAGTTTTAAATATTGGTATGAGACGATACAAGATTTTGTTTTAA
- a CDS encoding M50 family metallopeptidase, whose amino-acid sequence MKLKFHWSLFVFFFAYLITGLTKEVGIFFVLISLHELMHSLMAIGYGFKVKEIILYPFGGRAKMEDLIEEDPKKELNIALAGPLFNIILAFILLSMYEKIPLIEETKLFIVRANLILAGFNLLPGLPLDGGRILRALLTKKYSFREASHYACQGGKIVGFVVLLFGAFLGGYWSYINLTFFLVGGFLIFASIREEQEIAYLYFRYLTRKRKLLYNEGVVGCDLLLAFEKTLIEDIIKLFGPKKYHTIKVIDDNWKHKGTVDENEVIDALFKKGTKTKISDIL is encoded by the coding sequence GTGAAACTGAAATTTCATTGGTCTCTCTTTGTGTTCTTTTTTGCTTATCTTATTACTGGTTTAACGAAAGAGGTAGGTATTTTTTTTGTATTAATTTCATTACATGAATTAATGCATTCCTTAATGGCTATTGGTTACGGATTTAAAGTAAAGGAAATAATCCTATATCCTTTTGGTGGGAGAGCAAAAATGGAAGACTTAATAGAAGAAGACCCTAAAAAAGAGTTGAATATAGCATTAGCTGGTCCTTTATTTAATATTATTTTAGCTTTCATTCTTTTATCGATGTACGAAAAAATTCCACTTATTGAAGAAACAAAATTATTTATAGTAAGAGCGAATTTAATTTTAGCGGGTTTTAATTTATTACCTGGACTACCATTGGATGGTGGTAGAATTTTAAGGGCGTTACTAACAAAAAAATACAGTTTTAGAGAAGCAAGTCATTATGCATGTCAAGGTGGTAAAATAGTAGGATTTGTAGTGTTATTATTTGGTGCTTTTCTTGGGGGATATTGGTCTTATATAAACCTCACCTTTTTCTTGGTAGGTGGTTTTTTAATATTTGCTTCGATTCGAGAAGAACAAGAAATAGCCTATTTATATTTTAGATATTTGACTAGAAAGAGAAAACTTTTATACAATGAAGGCGTAGTTGGATGTGATTTGTTATTAGCTTTTGAAAAAACTTTAATTGAGGATATCATTAAACTATTTGGACCAAAGAAATACCATACAATCAAAGTAATTGATGATAACTGGAAACATAAAGGGACTGTTGATGAGAATGAAGTGATTGATGCTTTATTTAAAAAAGGAACTAAAACAAAAATATCAGATATATTATAA
- a CDS encoding TIGR03960 family B12-binding radical SAM protein has translation MQKQLTHSDLREILTRVEKPGRYVGNEWNSITKEWGDRFSVALAFPDIYEVGMSNLGLKILYHTINKQDWAVCERVYSPWIDMENELRANDLPLYSLETFTPLNEFDVVGFTLQYELSYTNVLNALDLGKIPVRSSERSEEDPIVIAGGPNAFMPEPLADYIDVFIIGEGEYAIIEFLEKLKVLREWDLDRERILLELTKLKGVYVPRFYQEKYDEKGNYNGLIPTNTDVPIGVSKRIVKDLDKVDYPTEMIVPNIDIVHDRSFVELFRGCTQGCRFCQAGMIYRPVRERNPDTILKLSEQLIKNTGYDELSLTSLSTADYKEINNLLDELNDCFNPQPVSLSLPSLRVDAFSVNLAQKVQSGKKSGLTFAPEAGSQRLRDVINKKVTEENLLTAVRTAFHAGWDKVKLYFMIGLPTETYEDLQGIVDLSYKIIDLYKKETGKKRLKLNIGTSTFVPKPHTPFQWKGQLSEEQVKERQKFLRDKLRHKSINFSWNDPEPSLLEACLAKGDRRMGEVLYHAFQNGAKFDGWSDQLQYETWLQAFSKVGVKTEHFANRDLDFYEDLPWDHIHSGVSKSFLEQEYKRAVEEGNTPDCSHKMKDCSNCNVCFDYNVFPDRKGWSKR, from the coding sequence ATGCAAAAACAATTAACACATAGTGATCTCAGGGAAATACTTACACGAGTGGAAAAGCCAGGTAGATATGTAGGAAATGAATGGAATTCAATTACTAAAGAATGGGGTGACAGATTCTCTGTTGCTTTGGCTTTTCCTGATATTTATGAAGTAGGAATGAGTAATCTAGGACTTAAAATTTTATATCATACTATAAATAAACAGGATTGGGCTGTATGTGAACGAGTATATTCACCATGGATTGATATGGAGAATGAACTAAGGGCTAATGATTTACCCTTGTATTCATTAGAGACATTTACCCCTCTTAATGAGTTTGATGTAGTTGGTTTTACTCTACAATATGAACTTAGCTACACTAATGTTTTAAATGCATTAGACTTAGGCAAAATTCCAGTTAGAAGTAGTGAGAGATCAGAAGAGGACCCTATTGTAATTGCTGGTGGTCCAAATGCTTTTATGCCTGAGCCTTTAGCTGATTATATCGATGTATTTATTATTGGTGAGGGAGAATATGCTATAATTGAATTCTTAGAAAAGTTAAAAGTTTTACGTGAATGGGATTTAGATAGGGAAAGGATTTTACTTGAGTTAACTAAATTAAAAGGAGTTTATGTACCTAGATTTTATCAGGAAAAATATGATGAAAAAGGAAATTATAATGGATTAATACCTACTAATACAGATGTACCTATAGGTGTTTCAAAACGTATTGTTAAAGATTTAGATAAAGTAGATTATCCTACTGAAATGATTGTTCCTAATATAGATATTGTACACGACCGTTCCTTTGTAGAATTATTCAGAGGTTGTACCCAAGGTTGTAGGTTTTGTCAAGCTGGGATGATTTATCGTCCTGTAAGAGAGAGAAATCCTGATACTATTTTAAAATTATCAGAGCAATTAATTAAAAATACTGGTTATGACGAGCTATCTTTAACTTCATTATCAACTGCTGATTATAAAGAGATAAATAACCTTTTAGATGAGCTTAATGATTGTTTTAATCCTCAACCTGTCTCATTGTCTTTACCCTCTTTAAGAGTTGATGCTTTTTCAGTTAATTTAGCTCAAAAAGTGCAGTCAGGTAAAAAAAGTGGACTTACTTTTGCACCTGAAGCTGGTAGTCAAAGGCTTCGAGATGTAATAAATAAAAAAGTTACCGAAGAAAATTTATTAACAGCAGTTCGAACAGCGTTTCATGCTGGATGGGATAAGGTTAAGTTATATTTTATGATAGGGCTACCGACAGAGACTTATGAAGATTTACAAGGTATTGTCGATCTATCTTATAAGATCATCGACCTTTATAAAAAAGAAACAGGTAAAAAACGCTTGAAACTTAATATTGGCACTTCTACATTCGTGCCAAAACCCCATACTCCTTTTCAGTGGAAAGGACAATTATCAGAAGAACAAGTGAAAGAAAGACAAAAGTTTTTGCGAGACAAATTAAGACACAAGTCAATTAATTTTAGTTGGAATGATCCAGAACCTAGTTTATTAGAAGCTTGTTTAGCTAAAGGTGATAGACGTATGGGTGAAGTTTTATATCATGCATTTCAAAATGGCGCTAAGTTTGATGGATGGTCTGATCAACTACAATACGAGACATGGTTACAAGCATTTTCAAAAGTTGGAGTTAAAACAGAACACTTTGCTAATAGAGATTTAGACTTTTATGAAGATCTTCCATGGGATCATATACACTCAGGTGTTAGTAAAAGCTTCTTAGAACAAGAATATAAACGAGCAGTTGAAGAAGGAAATACACCTGATTGTAGTCATAAAATGAAAGATTGTAGTAATTGCAATGTATGTTTTGATTATAACGTTTTCCCAGATAGGAAAGGATGGAGTAAAAGATGA
- a CDS encoding TIGR03936 family radical SAM-associated protein, producing MKLWFRFEKIDKMIYISYIDLLQVLARGIKRAGVSISLSEGFNPQPKISFAHPLPLGVSSSTDFGELELNDSELESNLNLDELRQRINYNLPYGFNILDFKKPALFKPPKLMSLVEATSYEIECSNLVSKEELRRLLDDFRNKDKVTMQKKKKKSGKIVEKDIKPMIYDLEVNETSLIGTFQSGSNGNLRPDVFIRLFFQDENSIEKVHCSRTGLYFFDKNKELVTLWNWDELN from the coding sequence ATGAAATTGTGGTTTAGGTTTGAAAAAATAGATAAAATGATTTATATATCTTATATTGATCTATTACAAGTATTAGCAAGAGGAATTAAAAGAGCAGGAGTCTCTATTTCTTTAAGTGAAGGATTTAATCCACAGCCTAAGATATCTTTTGCCCACCCGCTGCCATTAGGGGTTTCGTCTAGTACAGACTTTGGAGAATTAGAGTTAAATGATTCTGAACTAGAAAGTAACCTAAATTTAGATGAACTTAGACAGCGTATTAACTATAATTTACCTTATGGGTTTAATATTTTAGATTTTAAAAAACCCGCTTTGTTTAAGCCACCTAAATTAATGTCACTAGTAGAAGCCACTTCATATGAGATAGAATGCTCTAATTTGGTCTCTAAAGAAGAGTTAAGAAGATTATTAGATGATTTTAGAAATAAGGATAAAGTTACAATGCAAAAAAAGAAAAAGAAGTCAGGTAAAATAGTAGAAAAAGATATAAAACCGATGATATATGATTTAGAGGTAAATGAAACTTCTCTTATAGGTACTTTTCAATCTGGGAGTAATGGAAATCTTCGTCCGGATGTTTTCATAAGATTATTTTTTCAAGATGAAAATTCTATAGAGAAGGTTCATTGTTCTAGAACGGGATTATATTTTTTTGATAAGAACAAAGAGTTAGTCACACTATGGAATTGGGATGAATTAAATTGA
- the rplU gene encoding 50S ribosomal protein L21, whose protein sequence is MFAVIETGGKQYKVSEGDVIEVEKVSAEDEVVFDRVLMVQDENDVKLGTPVVENAKVTGTLLENGKGKKITVFKYKPKKNYRRKQGHRQPYSRVKIDKIQIS, encoded by the coding sequence ATGTTTGCAGTAATTGAAACTGGCGGGAAACAATATAAAGTTTCCGAGGGCGATGTGATTGAAGTAGAAAAAGTATCTGCAGAAGATGAAGTTGTTTTTGATCGAGTACTTATGGTTCAAGATGAAAATGATGTTAAATTAGGTACACCTGTTGTAGAAAACGCTAAAGTAACAGGAACTTTACTTGAAAATGGTAAAGGTAAAAAGATCACTGTATTCAAGTACAAGCCTAAAAAGAACTACCGTCGTAAGCAAGGGCATCGCCAACCTTACTCAAGAG